The following are encoded together in the Methanobrevibacter ruminantium genome:
- a CDS encoding transcriptional regulator has protein sequence MKPPCEMVVWYIIPAIRSELAKDLLKLGMKQKKISELMDITQPAVSQYLTDKRGSGIEFNDDVKALIQEFANDLNEGTATKLDIIPRTCYICKRIKTEDVICQIHKEKGHMPEDCRACLGSEAHLL, from the coding sequence ATGAAACCACCTTGTGAAATGGTAGTATGGTATATCATACCCGCTATACGATCTGAATTAGCAAAAGATTTATTGAAATTAGGAATGAAACAAAAAAAGATATCTGAATTAATGGATATTACACAACCTGCTGTATCTCAGTATTTAACTGACAAAAGAGGCAGTGGCATTGAGTTCAATGATGATGTAAAAGCATTGATTCAAGAATTTGCAAATGACTTAAATGAAGGAACTGCAACTAAATTAGATATTATTCCTCGTACTTGTTACATCTGTAAAAGAATCAAAACAGAAGATGTCATTTGTCAAATCCATAAAGAAAAAGGACATATGCCTGAAGATTGTAGGGCATGTTTAGGTTCTGAAGCACATTTATTATAA
- the epsC gene encoding serine O-acetyltransferase EpsC → MFDDLRDDLQAAKMRDPAARSSLEILLCYPGIWAIILHRWHHWLWTHRLPFWGRFFSQISRFLTGIEIHPGAQIGKRVFIDHGMGIVIGETTIVGDDVLIYQGVVLGGTSLSKGKRHPTVEDAVVIGSGAKVLGDITLGRSCKVGAGAVVLQDVPSGATAVGVPSRIIREDRKCVLDLEHEFPDPVSSAIDLLLERQEELEKRVNILSHFHDIEHVELSHDSEVEEVFKGADEKLFYRLNNYIDDE, encoded by the coding sequence ATGTTTGATGATTTAAGAGATGATCTCCAAGCTGCAAAAATGAGAGACCCTGCTGCAAGGAGCAGTCTAGAGATTCTACTTTGTTATCCTGGAATTTGGGCCATTATTTTACATAGATGGCATCATTGGCTTTGGACTCATCGCTTGCCGTTTTGGGGGAGATTCTTCTCTCAAATATCAAGATTCTTGACAGGTATAGAAATTCACCCTGGTGCGCAAATAGGCAAAAGGGTCTTTATTGACCATGGAATGGGTATTGTAATAGGTGAAACAACTATTGTTGGAGATGATGTTTTAATTTATCAGGGAGTAGTTCTTGGTGGAACAAGCTTAAGCAAAGGCAAAAGGCACCCCACTGTTGAAGATGCAGTGGTAATCGGTTCTGGAGCAAAGGTTTTAGGTGACATTACTTTAGGCCGTTCCTGTAAGGTAGGTGCTGGAGCAGTTGTATTGCAGGATGTTCCAAGTGGGGCTACAGCCGTTGGGGTGCCAAGCAGAATTATTCGTGAAGACCGTAAATGTGTTTTGGACTTGGAGCACGAATTCCCAGACCCTGTTTCATCAGCTATTGATCTGCTTTTAGAACGTCAGGAAGAGCTTGAAAAAAGAGTCAATATCTTAAGCCACTTCCACGACATAGAACATGTTGAATTAAGCCATGATTCTGAAGTTGAAGAAGTGTTCAAGGGTGCTGATGAAAAATTGTTTTATAGATTAAATAACTATATTGATGATGAATAA
- the cysK gene encoding cysteine synthase A encodes MVNIPELKRGIANDMTEAIGNTPLVRLNRLTEGLNADVLVKVESFNPVSSIKDRIAVNLIETAEKEGLLKEDSVIIEPTSGNTGIGLSFVAAAKGYKLILTMPETMSIERRKLLAVFGAEIVLTPGSEGMGGAIAKAKELVENTPNSFMPQQFENKANSEIHRLTTGPEIYRDTDGKVDIVVSAAGTGGTVTGIAQYIKELKPEFKAVAVEPATSQTLGKGEKGPHKIQGIGPGFVPEVLDVDLIDEVIPVKDEDAGATLLRLAREEGIFTGISSGAATWAGLELAKRPENEGKTIVVILPDTGERYLSTEWIFGDLF; translated from the coding sequence ATGGTAAACATTCCTGAATTGAAAAGAGGTATAGCTAATGATATGACTGAAGCTATTGGTAACACACCTCTTGTAAGATTAAATAGATTGACAGAAGGATTGAATGCGGATGTGCTTGTAAAAGTGGAATCTTTCAATCCTGTAAGCAGCATTAAAGATCGTATTGCAGTGAACTTAATTGAAACTGCAGAAAAAGAAGGATTGCTTAAAGAGGATTCAGTAATTATTGAACCTACAAGCGGTAACACTGGTATTGGTCTTTCCTTTGTAGCAGCTGCAAAAGGTTATAAGTTAATTTTAACCATGCCTGAGACAATGTCTATTGAAAGAAGAAAATTGCTTGCTGTATTTGGTGCTGAAATCGTCTTAACCCCTGGAAGCGAAGGTATGGGTGGAGCTATTGCCAAGGCAAAAGAGCTTGTTGAAAACACTCCAAATTCATTCATGCCCCAGCAATTTGAAAACAAGGCAAACTCTGAAATTCATAGATTAACCACTGGTCCTGAAATCTACAGAGATACCGATGGTAAAGTGGATATTGTAGTGTCTGCTGCTGGAACTGGTGGTACTGTAACTGGAATTGCTCAATACATCAAAGAGTTAAAACCAGAGTTTAAGGCAGTTGCAGTTGAACCTGCTACCTCTCAAACTTTAGGTAAAGGTGAAAAAGGACCTCACAAAATCCAAGGTATCGGACCAGGATTTGTTCCAGAAGTGCTTGATGTAGACCTTATTGATGAGGTTATTCCTGTAAAAGATGAGGATGCAGGAGCTACTTTATTAAGACTTGCAAGAGAAGAAGGTATTTTCACTGGTATTTCATCTGGTGCAGCTACTTGGGCAGGATTAGAACTTGCTAAACGTCCTGAAAATGAAGGAAAAACCATTGTAGTCATATTGCCAGATACTGGAGAGAGATACTTGTCCACTGAGTGGATCTTTGGAGATTTATTCTAA
- a CDS encoding methylated-DNA--[protein]-cysteine S-methyltransferase, translating to MTLFKYIINPSPIGEITIIWRKKPKFQIEEIILSKPDKSSSRIAEEKYEQEDKLPINKKSKQLNNVLKELDNYFQEKDARFSLEYLNLDKFTPFQRKVLETEFKTKKGTINTYKDLAKAAGSPKAYRSVGTALSKNPYPIIIPCHRTVKSDRTIGGFGGVAEGLESKKILLELDGLMIQDKKVVGDSPIIALDKTSQTKLV from the coding sequence ATGACTCTCTTTAAATACATTATTAATCCAAGCCCAATTGGAGAGATAACAATAATCTGGAGGAAAAAACCTAAATTCCAAATTGAAGAGATTATCCTCTCAAAACCAGATAAAAGCTCATCACGAATAGCTGAAGAAAAATATGAGCAAGAAGACAAATTGCCAATCAATAAGAAATCAAAACAATTGAATAATGTATTGAAAGAATTAGATAATTACTTCCAAGAAAAGGACGCTAGATTTTCACTTGAATATCTTAATTTAGACAAATTTACTCCATTCCAGAGAAAAGTATTGGAAACTGAGTTCAAGACAAAAAAAGGAACCATAAACACCTATAAAGATCTTGCAAAAGCCGCTGGAAGTCCGAAGGCATACAGATCAGTAGGCACAGCACTTTCGAAAAATCCATACCCTATAATCATACCCTGCCACAGAACCGTAAAATCAGACAGAACCATTGGAGGATTCGGTGGTGTTGCAGAAGGACTTGAATCTAAAAAAATACTTCTTGAATTAGATGGATTGATGATTCAAGATAAAAAAGTGGTTGGTGACAGCCCTATAATTGCACTTGATAAAACAAGTCAGACAAAGTTAGTTTAA
- a CDS encoding endonuclease III domain-containing protein, producing MNDEERIREIFKRLNEIYTIRTFHDHDPYKVLIRTILSQRTRDENTDQAANALFDVYPDIYAVADAPVDHVQELIRPAGFYRVKAARILEVSRILIDQYGGEVPREMDEMLKLPGVGRKTANCVIVFAFQDAAIPVDTHVHRISNRWGIADTKEPEETEIVLMEKVPKELWVDLNDLMVQFGQTICRPIGPQCDKCPLTDLCEYDVSKLE from the coding sequence ATGAATGATGAAGAGAGAATAAGAGAAATCTTTAAAAGATTGAATGAAATCTACACTATCCGTACTTTCCATGATCATGACCCTTATAAAGTATTGATTAGAACTATCCTATCTCAAAGGACAAGGGATGAAAATACAGATCAAGCTGCAAATGCATTGTTTGATGTTTATCCTGATATTTATGCAGTTGCTGATGCTCCAGTGGACCATGTGCAGGAATTGATTAGGCCTGCAGGATTCTATAGGGTAAAGGCAGCCCGTATATTGGAAGTTTCAAGAATATTGATTGATCAATATGGTGGTGAAGTTCCAAGGGAAATGGATGAAATGCTAAAGCTTCCAGGTGTAGGTAGAAAAACAGCTAATTGTGTAATTGTATTTGCATTCCAGGATGCAGCTATTCCTGTAGACACTCATGTTCACAGAATCTCTAATAGGTGGGGAATTGCTGATACAAAGGAACCTGAAGAGACTGAAATTGTCTTAATGGAAAAGGTCCCTAAGGAGCTTTGGGTGGATTTAAATGATTTGATGGTTCAGTTTGGTCAGACCATTTGCAGACCGATTGGTCCTCAATGTGATAAATGTCCACTTACAGACCTTTGTGAATATGATGTAAGTAAATTAGAATAA
- the aroA gene encoding 3-phosphoshikimate 1-carboxyvinyltransferase yields the protein MNLKIKNFSKINGTVKAPSSKSYSHRAVILASLAEGKSKLFDVLYSEDVLSTIRACEALGAKIDRKKEIILKGDKSQTVDYLEVFGTGGKLHNISENPSEDMIDLANSGTTLRIMTSVAALSDNEVIFTGDDSLKSRPMGALIDALEDLGVRIESLNDNNNAPLKIYPGYDGGEADILGSFSSQFISSILISAPLSKKGVELEVYPEFVSKPYVDMTISILEKFGIAIGEDTYQIHETCKKEHTDCLGVKFNVKPQKYIASDYIVEGDFSSASYLLAATAIAGGYVRVENLFADSKQGDKFILDILEEMGANVTQFDDYASLRSDGNLKGIDVNLSNAPDLLLTVAVLGAVAEGKTTITGVKHGRLKETDRIDTTCRELEKLGCKLEEFEDGMTIYGQTIGDGTVESHNDHRLAMAFSLLGLKHDVEVENGECFDVSFPNFIELMGEIGIEMELK from the coding sequence ATGAATCTTAAAATAAAAAACTTTTCTAAAATTAATGGAACCGTTAAAGCTCCTTCTTCTAAAAGTTATAGCCATAGGGCAGTTATTCTTGCATCACTTGCTGAAGGGAAATCCAAGCTATTTGATGTGCTTTACTCTGAAGATGTATTATCAACCATAAGGGCATGTGAAGCTCTTGGCGCTAAAATTGATAGGAAGAAAGAAATCATCTTAAAAGGAGATAAAAGTCAAACTGTGGACTATTTGGAGGTTTTTGGTACTGGCGGTAAATTACATAATATTAGCGAAAATCCTTCTGAAGACATGATTGATCTCGCTAATTCAGGCACTACACTTAGGATTATGACAAGTGTGGCTGCATTATCTGACAATGAAGTGATATTTACAGGTGATGATTCTCTCAAATCAAGGCCTATGGGTGCATTGATTGACGCTTTAGAAGATTTAGGTGTTAGGATAGAATCATTGAATGACAATAATAATGCTCCTCTTAAGATTTATCCCGGATATGATGGGGGAGAAGCGGATATTTTGGGAAGTTTCAGTTCCCAATTCATATCATCAATTCTTATTTCTGCCCCATTATCTAAAAAAGGAGTGGAACTTGAAGTTTATCCAGAATTCGTATCAAAGCCTTATGTGGATATGACAATCTCTATTTTAGAAAAATTCGGTATAGCTATTGGTGAGGATACTTATCAAATCCATGAAACCTGCAAGAAAGAGCATACTGATTGCTTAGGGGTAAAGTTTAATGTAAAGCCACAAAAGTACATTGCTAGCGATTATATTGTTGAAGGGGATTTCTCCTCTGCTTCATATTTGCTTGCAGCTACAGCTATTGCTGGAGGTTATGTGAGAGTTGAAAATCTATTCGCCGATTCCAAACAAGGAGATAAGTTCATCTTAGATATTTTAGAGGAAATGGGCGCTAATGTAACTCAATTTGATGATTACGCTTCACTCAGATCCGATGGAAATCTTAAGGGAATTGATGTAAACCTCTCAAATGCGCCGGATTTATTGCTTACTGTAGCAGTTCTTGGAGCAGTGGCAGAAGGAAAAACCACAATCACTGGCGTCAAGCATGGAAGATTAAAGGAAACTGATAGAATCGACACCACATGCAGAGAGCTTGAGAAGTTAGGATGCAAACTTGAAGAGTTTGAGGATGGAATGACTATTTATGGCCAAACCATTGGTGATGGAACAGTTGAGTCCCATAATGACCATAGATTGGCTATGGCATTTTCATTGCTTGGATTGAAGCATGATGTTGAAGTGGAGAATGGTGAATGCTTCGATGTATCATTCCCTAATTTCATAGAGCTTATGGGTGAAATTGGCATTGAAATGGAATTAAAATAA
- a CDS encoding DUF1810 domain-containing protein encodes MSVERFIDAQKEDYGMAFREIINGKKRNHYMWYIFPQIKGLGRSSTAKYYGIDDLEEAREYMENEYLANNLIGIFNELLKLETNDPVEIFGHTDSKKLRSSMTLFELVSDNDVFSSVLEKYFDGERDQLALDLVK; translated from the coding sequence ATGAGTGTTGAAAGGTTTATAGATGCACAAAAAGAAGATTATGGTATGGCTTTTAGGGAAATCATCAATGGTAAGAAAAGAAATCATTATATGTGGTATATATTTCCTCAAATCAAGGGTTTAGGGAGAAGCTCTACAGCTAAATATTATGGTATTGATGACTTGGAAGAGGCAAGGGAATATATGGAAAATGAATATTTGGCAAACAATCTTATTGGCATATTCAATGAATTATTGAAATTGGAAACCAATGATCCTGTAGAGATATTCGGTCATACAGATAGCAAAAAATTAAGAAGTTCCATGACCTTATTTGAATTGGTCAGTGACAATGATGTATTCTCTTCAGTGTTGGAAAAATACTTTGATGGAGAAAGAGACCAACTTGCTCTTGATTTAGTGAAATAA
- a CDS encoding ADP-ribosylglycohydrolase family protein: MEGIIGAIAGDIIGSVYEFHPIKIKEFSLFNKKSSFTDDSIMTLAVAQWLLNDKNSKEELVKQLQIFGHRYPKGGYGRMFNNWLRTENPEPYNSWGNGSAMRVSPVAWVGDSLEEVQRLARISAEVTHNHPEGIKGALATADAIYLARLGSSKEEIRDHIEIRYDYDLDRTVDEIRPYYKFDVSCQGSVPESIICFLEAKDYEDTIRNCISLGGDADTMAAIAGGIASAYWEVPNDIHAKTINRLSDDLLDVLIEFENKFV; this comes from the coding sequence ATGGAAGGAATTATTGGCGCAATCGCTGGAGATATTATCGGATCAGTTTATGAATTCCATCCGATTAAGATTAAGGAATTCTCTCTTTTTAATAAAAAATCTTCATTTACAGATGATTCAATCATGACGCTTGCTGTAGCTCAATGGCTACTCAATGATAAGAATTCAAAAGAGGAATTGGTTAAGCAACTGCAAATCTTTGGACATAGGTATCCTAAAGGGGGATATGGCAGAATGTTCAACAATTGGCTAAGAACTGAAAATCCAGAGCCTTATAATAGTTGGGGAAATGGTTCAGCAATGAGGGTTTCTCCTGTTGCATGGGTTGGAGATTCATTGGAAGAAGTTCAAAGATTGGCAAGGATTTCTGCGGAAGTAACCCATAATCATCCTGAAGGAATTAAGGGTGCATTAGCCACTGCAGATGCTATCTATTTGGCAAGGCTCGGCTCATCAAAAGAGGAAATCAGAGACCATATTGAAATAAGATATGATTATGATTTAGATAGGACAGTTGATGAAATAAGGCCTTACTATAAGTTCGATGTTTCATGTCAAGGTTCTGTTCCAGAGTCTATCATTTGCTTTTTAGAAGCTAAGGATTATGAGGATACAATTAGAAATTGCATTTCATTAGGTGGAGATGCGGATACCATGGCAGCTATTGCAGGAGGAATTGCATCTGCATACTGGGAAGTTCCAAATGATATCCACGCTAAAACAATTAATAGATTATCTGATGATCTTTTAGATGTTTTAATTGAATTTGAGAATAAGTTTGTATAA
- a CDS encoding flavodoxin family protein: MKTIVINADPKIKQEIGKLLKSAAKGAESVGSEVEYFDLYKINMRGCMICSICKKKNKESFKCYWKDDLSPIIEKILNADTLLIGSQIFFN, from the coding sequence ATGAAAACTATTGTAATCAATGCAGATCCTAAAATTAAACAGGAAATAGGAAAACTATTGAAATCCGCAGCTAAAGGTGCAGAATCTGTAGGGAGTGAAGTTGAATACTTTGATTTATACAAAATAAATATGCGAGGTTGCATGATCTGTTCAATCTGCAAAAAGAAAAATAAGGAAAGCTTCAAATGTTACTGGAAAGATGATTTATCCCCGATAATTGAAAAGATTCTTAATGCAGATACACTTTTAATAGGTTCCCAAATATTCTTCAATTAA